The sequence below is a genomic window from Microtus ochrogaster isolate Prairie Vole_2 unplaced genomic scaffold, MicOch1.0 UNK2855, whole genome shotgun sequence.
GGTGGAGGCCGGGTGGAACTGTCAGGCTCTGTGAACAGCTCAGCAGATGGCTGCCGGGATGCGTGGGCTTCCGAGGGACTCCTGGTGGTGGTGTGTGACAAAGACGGGTCCAGCACAGAGCTGCAGGCCTGGACGCCAGGCTCAGCACTGCAGGGGGAGCCCCTTTGGGTCCAGAACCTGGTTTCTGGGGCAGAGGACCCAGGGGAAGATGAACCCTGCAGTGAGACTAGGGCGGGTACCCTACCGCTGCTGCCCAGTGCCCATGCCTACGTGAACCCGCAGCCCCCCTTCTGCCAGCCTTTGGCCCCAGAGCTGCGCGTGCGCCAGCTGGAGCTGGGTGCTGAGCATGTGCTGATGCTGTGCGAAGCCGGTCAGGTGTTCTcctggggtggaggcaggtgaGGACCAGCTGGATGTGATTTGGTGCAGCTCGAGGAGGTGGTCTCTTGCACGTACCCGTTGCTGATTAAGGACTCCCTTGATCAGGCACGGACAGTTGGGCCACGGGACGCTGGAGGCGGAGCTGGAGCCAAGGCTGTTGGAAGCCCTGCAAGGCCTCCGGATGGCTGAGGTGGCTGCGGGCGGCTGGCActctgtatgtgtgagtggtGAGTGACCTGAGGCTGTCCCCAAACAAGCTGGTGAACTGGTGATCTTGGCCACTGCTTCctcttgtggtttttgttttgttttgtgggtggtCTAGCCCAGGCCTTATTCCAAACTCAACCCAAACCAGTCATTCCTGACCCTCTAGTGTCTGCAGATTCGGCCCGTTGTCTCCACCACCCTCTTAGGCCTTGCCTGCTGGGGTTGTTATCGCTGTTACTGGATTCTCCTCCACTCCCACCCATCTGCTAGGCACCAAGGCTGCTTTCTAAAAATACTCCAGAAGGGAGACACACTTATCCTGGGAACTGCTAAGAGACAGCTCAGCCAGAAAGAATGGACAAGGCTGCATATGCCCATGATGGTacccaggaactgaacccaggtcctctggaagagcagccagtgctcttgaccactgagccatctctccagccccagaagctaCTGATCTGTCTGACTGGGGCTCTCAATCCCCCCCTATGTTCTCATGTAATAGCCCTAGGAGGCAGTGGGGTCCAACCTGGGCAGGAAAGCAGAGGACTGGACTGGAAACAGCTTAAAGGGAAGTTTCACACCTAAGATTTAGGAGTTTGAGACCTCAGGCTTGCAAAAGAGGTTGAAGCCTAGAGGTATCTTATGGAGCAAGGCTTCCTAGTTTACAATCTTTACCTTTGTCCTGGTGCTTAACTTCTGTTTCATCTGACTTCCAAGTGAGGATATTGTCATATAAATACTTCTAGGGCTTTGTTATTGTATTTGGAAAGCGCATAAAACACCAGCACAGACTGAGCATTTTATAAATTACTGTTACTGAATGTTGCAGTCAGTCtcatttaaggccagcctggcctcaaatggACTCACCTTCAACtctgtcttcttgcctctgcctcccaaggagtGTTAGTGACTAGTGTGTCCTGATTAGTTTGttaccaacttgacacaagctagagccaagGGGAAAGTGAGACCTCAATTGAAATTGGCCATCAGATTGTCCTAAAAGTAAGTCTGAGGGGGCATTTTCTGGATTGATGGTTGCTATGGGAGATCCGCACCTACCAGGGGCTGGGCCACCCCTGAGCAGATGGTTCTGGGTCCTACAAGAAAGCAAGGGTAGCAAGCCCTGACATCATTCCCCTGTGgcctcttcttcagttcctgcctccaggtttcagccctgacttccctgaatGATGGACTGACTTACTAAACTTCCtgggttgcttttggtcatgtatTTTTTCCACAGCAATAGGAAGTGACTAAGACAGCACTATAGTAACTAGCTCCAGTCCTCACCTAATATAGAGCCTTGGTGCTACGAGAAGGAAGGCAAGAGCGAGGCAGAAGCCTACAGTAGGACCAGTGGAAGATGGGATTGAAAAAGGGCACaggtgccaggctgtggtggcgcacgcctttaatcccagcacccgggagg
It includes:
- the Rccd1 gene encoding RCC1 domain-containing protein 1, with protein sequence MAKEQHGTWFGFGFCGFGQVLGSGDGRHSVHSPEPLCASEDVCRVSASWSYTALVTRGGRVELSGSVNSSADGCRDAWASEGLLVVVCDKDGSSTELQAWTPGSALQGEPLWVQNLVSGAEDPGEDEPCSETRAGTLPLLPSAHAYVNPQPPFCQPLAPELRVRQLELGAEHVLMLCEAGQVFSWGGGRHGQLGHGTLEAELEPRLLEALQGLRMAEVAAGGWHSVCVSGE